A genomic stretch from Hoplias malabaricus isolate fHopMal1 chromosome 4, fHopMal1.hap1, whole genome shotgun sequence includes:
- the LOC136694243 gene encoding zinc finger protein ZFP2-like isoform X1, which translates to MVMFTVGWRTVNYSCLFRSRKESHSCPEISAQNISTVHKFIRQHHIGKYITMLKSGEIKCEETEFESSSSQETSSVTSHTDTSSKQPQKLTKNRKIYDCPDCEKSFTLPFSLKQHQRIHTGETPYICSECGEPFTRLSHLQEHKRIHTGEKPYQCSECGKSFTQHGGLQRHLRIHTGEKPYECLECGKCFNLQSNLKQHQRIHTGEKMYSCSECGKRFSQQNHLQTHQRIHTGEKPYQCSECGKCFSLQSSLKNHQRIHTGEKPHQCSDCGKSFTEQSSLKKHQRIHTGEKPYQCSECGMNFTHQNSFKAHQRIHTGEKPFCCLECGMTFTHRLSLKIHRSVHSGEKPYSCLECGKSFTQQSSLQIHQRTHTGEKPYSCSECGKKFTRLGNLQEHQRIHTGEKPYYCTECGMNFPRIGSFEEHQRIHAEEKTNQC; encoded by the exons ATGGTAATGTTTACAGTTGGGTGGAGAACGGTGAACTACTCCTGTTTGTTCAGGTCCAG AAAAGAATCACATTCTTGTCCTGAGATCAGTGCCCAGAATATTTCTACTGTACATAAATTCATCAGGCAACATCACATTGGGAAGTATATCACAATGTTGAAATCAGGGGAGATTAAATGTGAGGAAACAGAGTTTGAAAGTTCCAGTTCTCAGGAAACATCTTCGGTTACATCCCACACGGATACATCTAGCAAACAACCGCAGAAGCTtacaaaaaacaggaaaatttaTGACTGCCCAGATTGTGAGAAGAGTTTTACTCTGCCATTTTCTCTCAAACAACACCAacgcattcacactggagagacacCGTATATATGTTCAGAGTGTGGAGAACCTTTTACTAGACTGAGTCATCTTCAAGAACACaagcgcattcacaccggagagaaaccgtatcagtgctcagagtgtgggaagagttttactcaacatgGTGGCCTTCAAAGACATctgcgcattcacacaggagagaaaccgtatgaGTGCTTAGAGTGTGGGAAGTGTTTTAACCTTCAAAGTAATCTCAAacaacaccagcgcattcacacaggagagaaaatgtattcctgttcagagtgtgggaagcgATTTAGTCAACAGAATCATCTTCAAACtcatcagcgcattcacacgggagagaaaccgtaccagtgctcagagtgtgggaagtgtTTTAGTCTGCAGAGTTCTCTCAAAaatcaccagcgcattcacactggagagaaaccacaTCAGTGCTCTgactgtgggaagagttttactgaacaaagttctctcaaaaaacaccagcgcattcacactggagagaaaccttatcagtgttcagagtgtgggatgaattTTACTCATCAGAATTCTTTCAAAGCACATCAAcgtattcacacaggagagaaaccgtttTGTTGTTTAGAGTGTGGGATGACTTTTACTCACCGGCTTTCCCTCAAAATCCACCGGAGCGTTCACTCTGGGGAGAAACCATATTCATGtttagagtgtgggaagagttttactcagcaGAGTTCTCTCCAAATACATCAGCGCAcccacacaggagagaaaccctatTCCTGCTCGGAGTGTGGAAAGAAATTTACAAGACTGGGGAATCTCCaagaacaccagcgcattcacacaggagagaaaccatattacTGTACAGAGTGTGGAATGAATTTCCCAAGAATTGGGAGTTTCGAAGAACATCAGCGCATTCACGCAGAAGAGAAGACAAATCAGTGCTAA
- the LOC136694243 gene encoding zinc finger protein ZFP2-like isoform X2, translated as MLKSGEIKCEETEFESSSSQETSSVTSHTDTSSKQPQKLTKNRKIYDCPDCEKSFTLPFSLKQHQRIHTGETPYICSECGEPFTRLSHLQEHKRIHTGEKPYQCSECGKSFTQHGGLQRHLRIHTGEKPYECLECGKCFNLQSNLKQHQRIHTGEKMYSCSECGKRFSQQNHLQTHQRIHTGEKPYQCSECGKCFSLQSSLKNHQRIHTGEKPHQCSDCGKSFTEQSSLKKHQRIHTGEKPYQCSECGMNFTHQNSFKAHQRIHTGEKPFCCLECGMTFTHRLSLKIHRSVHSGEKPYSCLECGKSFTQQSSLQIHQRTHTGEKPYSCSECGKKFTRLGNLQEHQRIHTGEKPYYCTECGMNFPRIGSFEEHQRIHAEEKTNQC; from the coding sequence ATGTTGAAATCAGGGGAGATTAAATGTGAGGAAACAGAGTTTGAAAGTTCCAGTTCTCAGGAAACATCTTCGGTTACATCCCACACGGATACATCTAGCAAACAACCGCAGAAGCTtacaaaaaacaggaaaatttaTGACTGCCCAGATTGTGAGAAGAGTTTTACTCTGCCATTTTCTCTCAAACAACACCAacgcattcacactggagagacacCGTATATATGTTCAGAGTGTGGAGAACCTTTTACTAGACTGAGTCATCTTCAAGAACACaagcgcattcacaccggagagaaaccgtatcagtgctcagagtgtgggaagagttttactcaacatgGTGGCCTTCAAAGACATctgcgcattcacacaggagagaaaccgtatgaGTGCTTAGAGTGTGGGAAGTGTTTTAACCTTCAAAGTAATCTCAAacaacaccagcgcattcacacaggagagaaaatgtattcctgttcagagtgtgggaagcgATTTAGTCAACAGAATCATCTTCAAACtcatcagcgcattcacacgggagagaaaccgtaccagtgctcagagtgtgggaagtgtTTTAGTCTGCAGAGTTCTCTCAAAaatcaccagcgcattcacactggagagaaaccacaTCAGTGCTCTgactgtgggaagagttttactgaacaaagttctctcaaaaaacaccagcgcattcacactggagagaaaccttatcagtgttcagagtgtgggatgaattTTACTCATCAGAATTCTTTCAAAGCACATCAAcgtattcacacaggagagaaaccgtttTGTTGTTTAGAGTGTGGGATGACTTTTACTCACCGGCTTTCCCTCAAAATCCACCGGAGCGTTCACTCTGGGGAGAAACCATATTCATGtttagagtgtgggaagagttttactcagcaGAGTTCTCTCCAAATACATCAGCGCAcccacacaggagagaaaccctatTCCTGCTCGGAGTGTGGAAAGAAATTTACAAGACTGGGGAATCTCCaagaacaccagcgcattcacacaggagagaaaccatattacTGTACAGAGTGTGGAATGAATTTCCCAAGAATTGGGAGTTTCGAAGAACATCAGCGCATTCACGCAGAAGAGAAGACAAATCAGTGCTAA